One segment of Gopherus flavomarginatus isolate rGopFla2 chromosome 8, rGopFla2.mat.asm, whole genome shotgun sequence DNA contains the following:
- the LOC127056380 gene encoding uncharacterized protein LOC127056380 isoform X2: protein MENHVTRKRVWGTRKLMMKRSKQGSEETGFPNGQDMFLTLDLEPVPPRLTQGMLTDPVGGEGPSAANVSPSQRLVKIRRRKKCTRDEMFSELLTLASQTDRAHQNAWRQTMSECRKAQQEREESWQAEEDRWCKLAERRQELMLRMLEHQTDMLQRMVELQERQQKHRLLLQPLCNQPPSSPSSIASSPRHPRTWGGTLRSPRHSTPEDCPSNRSLAFNKF from the exons atggaaaATCATGTAACAAGGAAGCGGGTTTGGGGGACAAGGAAGTTGATGATGAAAAGATCTAAGCAAGGAAGCGAAGAAACCGGTTTCCCCAACGGCCAAGatatgtttctcaccctggacctggagccagtccCCCCCAGGCTCACCCAAGGCATGCTCACAGATCCTGTAGGCGGAGAAGggccctctg ctgcaaatgtttctccttcgcagaggctagtgaagattagaaggcgaaaaaaatgcactcgggaTGAGATGTTCTCAGAGCTATTGACGCTAGCCTCCCAGACTGACAGAGCACaccagaatgcgtggaggcagacgatgtcagagtgcaggaaagcacaacagGAACGCGAGGAGAGCTGGCAGGCTGAAGAGGATAGGTGGTGTAAGCTTGCTGAGAGAAGGCAAGAGTTGATGCTCCGAAtgctggagcatcaaactgatatgctccagcgtatggttgagctgcaggaaaggcagcagaagcacagactgctgctacagcccctgtgtaaccaaccaccctcctccccaagttccatagcctcctcacccagacacccaagaacgtgGGGGGGGACCCTCCGGTCACCCAggcactccactccagaggattgcccaagcaacagaagtctggccttcaataagttttaa
- the LOC127056380 gene encoding uncharacterized protein LOC127056380 isoform X1 — translation MENHVTRKRVWGTRKLMMKRSKQGSEETGFPNGQDMFLTLDLEPVPPRLTQGMLTDPVGGEGPSAAANVSPSQRLVKIRRRKKCTRDEMFSELLTLASQTDRAHQNAWRQTMSECRKAQQEREESWQAEEDRWCKLAERRQELMLRMLEHQTDMLQRMVELQERQQKHRLLLQPLCNQPPSSPSSIASSPRHPRTWGGTLRSPRHSTPEDCPSNRSLAFNKF, via the exons atggaaaATCATGTAACAAGGAAGCGGGTTTGGGGGACAAGGAAGTTGATGATGAAAAGATCTAAGCAAGGAAGCGAAGAAACCGGTTTCCCCAACGGCCAAGatatgtttctcaccctggacctggagccagtccCCCCCAGGCTCACCCAAGGCATGCTCACAGATCCTGTAGGCGGAGAAGggccctctg cagctgcaaatgtttctccttcgcagaggctagtgaagattagaaggcgaaaaaaatgcactcgggaTGAGATGTTCTCAGAGCTATTGACGCTAGCCTCCCAGACTGACAGAGCACaccagaatgcgtggaggcagacgatgtcagagtgcaggaaagcacaacagGAACGCGAGGAGAGCTGGCAGGCTGAAGAGGATAGGTGGTGTAAGCTTGCTGAGAGAAGGCAAGAGTTGATGCTCCGAAtgctggagcatcaaactgatatgctccagcgtatggttgagctgcaggaaaggcagcagaagcacagactgctgctacagcccctgtgtaaccaaccaccctcctccccaagttccatagcctcctcacccagacacccaagaacgtgGGGGGGGACCCTCCGGTCACCCAggcactccactccagaggattgcccaagcaacagaagtctggccttcaataagttttaa